One genomic region from Candidatus Nitrosopumilus koreensis AR1 encodes:
- a CDS encoding riboflavin synthase produces the protein MFTGIVEGIGKVEKISKNTKNRSAIQMTVNLGKHAKGLKIGQSVALNGVCLTATKLSKSNCIFEMIEETTKKTDLGNLKVGGIVNIERSLKAGDRLEGHFVLGHVDGVGIIKKILKKPKEVQVWFEVPKKLAKYVVKKGSIAVDGISLTVVDIKKNLASVSLIPHTIEVTNFQTKKVGDKVNIETDILGKYILK, from the coding sequence ATGTTTACTGGAATTGTTGAGGGAATAGGTAAGGTAGAAAAAATTTCTAAAAATACAAAAAATAGAAGTGCAATACAAATGACTGTGAATCTGGGAAAACATGCAAAAGGACTTAAAATTGGACAAAGCGTTGCACTAAATGGTGTTTGCCTTACGGCAACAAAACTGTCAAAATCAAACTGTATATTTGAAATGATTGAAGAGACAACAAAGAAAACTGATCTTGGAAATCTTAAAGTTGGTGGAATAGTAAACATTGAACGAAGTTTAAAAGCCGGAGATAGACTAGAAGGTCATTTTGTTTTAGGTCATGTTGATGGAGTAGGAATTATCAAAAAAATTCTAAAAAAACCTAAAGAAGTTCAAGTTTGGTTTGAGGTACCTAAAAAATTAGCAAAGTATGTCGTGAAGAAAGGCTCCATTGCAGTTGATGGGATAAGCCTGACTGTAGTTGACATTAAAAAAAATCTTGCATCTGTATCATTAATTCCTCATACAATTGAGGTTACAAATTTTCAAACCAAAAAAGTAGGCGACAAAGTTAATATTGAAACTGACATTCTTGGGAAATACATCCTAAAATAA
- a CDS encoding HpcH/HpaI aldolase/citrate lyase family protein has protein sequence MTQLFRSLIFVPGNNSRFLEKAKTLQADIVCFDLEDSVPDAEKTTARKLIKSALKSRKSYKSSIFVRTNSPLSGKIPADLKEIVQKGIDGIVIPKVNNTTELKKIEKIISGLEKTRKLKPVQLIPSIESAEGVVNTYEIASCSKRVSAVVFGVFDLLNDLGVEYTKESEGAKYSRRKIPVDARAAGIAAIDAIWQDLKDTKGLEKDCKVGKSLGYSGKSIIHPDHISVTHKLFHPNKSEILWAEKVCKTYLASTKKGKGATTVDGKMIDEVHFKQAKALLDLVK, from the coding sequence ATGACTCAGCTCTTTCGTAGTCTCATTTTTGTTCCCGGAAATAATTCTAGGTTTCTAGAAAAAGCAAAAACGCTACAGGCTGATATTGTTTGTTTTGATTTAGAGGACTCTGTTCCAGATGCTGAAAAAACAACTGCAAGAAAGCTAATCAAGTCTGCACTCAAATCTAGAAAATCATACAAATCTTCAATTTTTGTTCGTACAAATTCTCCTCTGTCTGGCAAAATTCCTGCAGATCTTAAAGAAATTGTTCAAAAAGGAATTGATGGAATTGTAATTCCAAAGGTCAACAACACAACAGAACTCAAAAAAATTGAAAAAATAATTTCAGGGTTGGAAAAAACACGTAAACTAAAACCCGTGCAACTAATCCCTTCTATAGAATCTGCAGAAGGTGTTGTAAACACCTACGAAATAGCTTCTTGTAGTAAACGAGTATCAGCGGTAGTTTTTGGCGTATTTGATCTTCTCAATGATCTTGGAGTAGAATATACTAAAGAATCTGAAGGTGCAAAATACTCTAGAAGAAAAATTCCTGTAGATGCACGTGCAGCAGGTATTGCTGCAATTGATGCCATCTGGCAAGATCTTAAAGATACAAAAGGATTAGAAAAAGATTGCAAAGTTGGAAAAAGTTTGGGCTATTCTGGAAAAAGCATTATTCATCCTGATCATATTTCTGTAACTCACAAATTGTTTCATCCAAACAAAAGTGAAATTTTGTGGGCTGAGAAAGTTTGCAAAACCTATCTTGCATCAACAAAAAAAGGAAAAGGTGCTACTACTGTTGATGGAAAAATGATTGATGAGGTTCATTTTAAACAAGCAAAGGCACTACTTGACCTTGTTAAATAA
- a CDS encoding GTP cyclohydrolase IIa codes for MIQLSILKITGYGPWTLTLGSDREHELQMLQASLYKQVQKLFSEKNCLVFLNRFDEFFVVSNGLGLEDHIQIQKTLEKSFEIHLAISIGFAESPFDANLKAYEGKKNNIILDKQYNIFGFVNDTSSSKVTIMHLDVDDLTSRRTTNSPYEISSIIFQLYSKMSKYFLEKNSLTFFMGGDNFMVVASDDAKNSVQNFINMIKNDDNISLNCGIGNASTCREAVKLATKSLDTIREIRDSGKEKPEVYELSC; via the coding sequence ATGATTCAGTTAAGCATTCTAAAAATAACTGGTTATGGACCATGGACTTTGACTCTGGGCAGTGATAGAGAACATGAACTTCAAATGCTTCAGGCATCTCTTTACAAACAAGTACAAAAATTATTTTCTGAAAAAAATTGTCTTGTATTTCTTAACAGATTTGATGAATTCTTTGTTGTTTCAAATGGTCTTGGGCTAGAAGATCACATCCAAATTCAAAAAACCCTTGAAAAATCATTTGAAATACATCTGGCCATTTCAATTGGATTTGCTGAATCTCCATTTGATGCAAATCTGAAAGCATATGAAGGCAAGAAAAATAACATTATTCTAGATAAACAATACAACATTTTTGGTTTTGTAAATGATACATCTTCCTCCAAAGTTACTATAATGCATTTAGATGTTGATGATCTTACTTCTAGGAGAACGACAAACTCCCCATACGAAATATCCTCAATAATTTTTCAATTGTATTCAAAAATGTCAAAATATTTCTTGGAAAAAAATTCACTGACATTTTTTATGGGTGGTGATAATTTCATGGTGGTTGCAAGTGATGATGCAAAAAACTCTGTCCAAAATTTCATCAATATGATAAAAAATGATGATAACATTTCTTTGAATTGCGGTATTGGTAATGCAAGTACTTGTAGAGAAGCTGTAAAACTAGCCACAAAGTCACTAGATACTATTCGTGAAATTCGAGATTCAGGAAAAGAAAAACCTGAAGTTTATGAATTATCATGTTAA
- a CDS encoding zinc-binding dehydrogenase, whose protein sequence is MKAVVYNEYAPDDDYAKILKVQDIDEPKPKADEVVFKVKSAALNYNDIWGMRGQPVPVPLPHVSGSDAAGDVIAVGEDVKNIKVGDRVVSHSNMSCRVCKACTDGREFDCVNRMIWGFQTGPTWGAYQEVTHLPEVNVSKIPEGVSYDEAAAASMTILTSWHMLVGRAKITPGQTVLIMGGGSGVGSFGIQIAKLYNCDVIATASPDKLDKCLELGADYAVDHRKDDWHKEVRAITKEIAKKKGEVPGIDVSFDHIGETHWNKQLTLLKYGATLVSCGATTGYDAHTDLRHIFFKGTNILGSTQGTKAELDQALYWMGQGKIKAAIDSTYTFEQAAEAHTKMLTGKGLFGKILMKPEGA, encoded by the coding sequence ATGAAAGCCGTTGTATACAATGAATATGCACCAGATGATGATTATGCTAAGATCCTTAAAGTCCAGGATATAGATGAACCAAAACCAAAAGCAGATGAAGTTGTTTTTAAAGTAAAATCTGCAGCCCTAAATTATAATGATATTTGGGGTATGCGAGGACAACCAGTACCTGTACCATTACCACATGTTTCAGGTTCTGATGCTGCAGGTGATGTCATCGCAGTTGGAGAGGATGTAAAAAATATCAAAGTTGGAGATAGAGTAGTTTCCCACTCAAACATGTCATGCAGAGTTTGTAAAGCATGTACGGATGGAAGAGAATTTGACTGTGTTAACAGAATGATTTGGGGATTCCAAACTGGTCCAACTTGGGGAGCTTATCAAGAAGTAACCCACTTACCAGAAGTTAATGTTTCAAAAATTCCTGAAGGCGTTTCATATGATGAAGCAGCAGCTGCATCAATGACAATTCTTACCTCTTGGCATATGCTAGTTGGTAGAGCCAAGATTACACCCGGTCAAACCGTACTTATTATGGGTGGTGGTTCTGGAGTAGGAAGTTTTGGAATTCAAATTGCAAAACTATACAATTGTGATGTTATTGCAACTGCAAGCCCAGACAAATTAGACAAATGTCTAGAACTTGGTGCTGATTATGCGGTTGATCACAGAAAAGATGATTGGCACAAAGAAGTAAGAGCAATTACCAAAGAAATTGCCAAAAAGAAAGGTGAAGTCCCAGGAATTGATGTTTCATTTGATCACATTGGTGAGACTCATTGGAACAAACAACTAACCTTACTCAAATATGGTGCTACACTAGTTTCATGTGGTGCAACAACAGGTTATGATGCACACACTGACCTGAGACACATCTTCTTTAAGGGAACTAACATCTTGGGTTCAACACAAGGAACCAAAGCCGAACTTGATCAAGCCCTTTACTGGATGGGTCAAGGAAAAATCAAAGCAGCAATTGACTCAACTTACACATTTGAGCAAGCAGCTGAGGCTCACACAAAGATGTTAACCGGTAAGGGACTCTTTGGCAAAATCTTAATGAAGCCAGAAGGCGCTTAG
- a CDS encoding DNA-binding protein yields the protein MSFPDSNDFSQDNNDHEQSAQKEQILKQILVPEARMRLNNIKMVKPELADLVEQYLIGMATQGKIPGQISDDQLKQILLSTQQPKRDFKFNRV from the coding sequence ATGAGTTTTCCTGATTCAAACGATTTTTCTCAAGATAATAACGATCACGAGCAATCTGCACAAAAAGAACAAATTCTAAAACAGATTCTTGTGCCCGAAGCAAGAATGAGATTAAACAATATCAAAATGGTAAAGCCAGAATTAGCAGATCTTGTGGAGCAATATTTGATAGGAATGGCAACCCAAGGAAAAATTCCTGGCCAAATCTCAGACGATCAATTAAAGCAAATTTTGCTTTCTACACAACAACCAAAACGAGATTTCAAGTTCAATCGTGTCTGA
- a CDS encoding tetratricopeptide repeat protein, whose product MVNLLDPCNVITRMFNAGKYEEMYNYCKGLLEKIPNDMVALQNICLSLIYLQRYQEAIKYCDRVLEIKESDTYALKNKIYALESLNQYEQVLELCDQILSLNPRDSWALNSKGLSLNELNRHKDALECYNKSLEIDPNDVTALMNKAISYSHLRDYESAIELYDKAQSVDSSLKEIPLAKSKLFEKLGKKDDAFLAAQGILNKDMEKIKIDAKENKCSLFHQVCENEFKKLDDK is encoded by the coding sequence ATGGTTAATCTGCTAGACCCATGTAATGTCATTACTAGAATGTTTAATGCAGGAAAATATGAGGAGATGTACAATTATTGCAAGGGACTGCTTGAAAAAATCCCTAATGACATGGTTGCACTGCAAAATATCTGTCTATCCTTGATTTATCTACAAAGATATCAAGAAGCCATAAAATATTGTGATAGAGTTCTTGAAATAAAAGAATCAGATACTTATGCATTAAAAAATAAAATTTATGCATTAGAAAGTCTGAATCAATATGAACAAGTTCTAGAATTATGTGATCAAATTCTTTCTTTAAATCCCCGTGATTCTTGGGCTTTGAATAGTAAGGGTTTGTCTTTGAATGAATTAAATCGACACAAAGATGCGCTTGAATGTTATAACAAATCACTTGAAATAGATCCAAATGATGTTACTGCTTTGATGAATAAAGCTATATCTTATAGCCATTTGAGAGATTATGAAAGTGCAATAGAACTTTATGATAAGGCCCAATCAGTTGACTCTAGCCTCAAGGAAATTCCTCTTGCTAAATCAAAACTGTTTGAAAAATTAGGAAAGAAGGATGATGCATTTTTGGCTGCACAGGGAATTCTTAACAAAGATATGGAAAAAATTAAGATAGATGCAAAAGAAAACAAATGTTCTCTTTTCCATCAAGTTTGTGAAAATGAATTTAAGAAATTAGATGACAAATAA
- a CDS encoding response regulator, whose translation MSKSVIIVDDDEDTVRLFSEFLEEKGINVVGNGFDGITAVKLFKKLKPDVTLIDLNMPNGSGFYAIKKIQEIEPTARIIAVTADTSSQTEEKLEKLNVPVIQKPFNIEHVISNINN comes from the coding sequence ATGAGCAAGTCTGTGATTATTGTCGATGATGATGAAGATACTGTTAGACTGTTTTCCGAATTTCTTGAAGAGAAGGGCATTAATGTTGTAGGAAATGGATTTGATGGTATCACCGCTGTTAAATTGTTTAAAAAATTAAAACCTGATGTGACTCTTATTGATCTCAATATGCCTAATGGTTCTGGTTTTTATGCAATTAAGAAAATTCAAGAAATTGAACCAACAGCACGGATAATTGCAGTTACTGCCGATACAAGTAGTCAGACTGAAGAGAAATTAGAAAAATTGAATGTGCCTGTAATCCAAAAACCCTTTAACATCGAACATGTCATCTCTAACATAAACAACTAA
- a CDS encoding ribonuclease P protein component 4 has translation MHILIKNAISNAKENPKLSQRQALLARRISTRHKIRMPYELRMVFCKKCKSFIAPGVNSRIRLGRASVKSIRISCYLCGHTYRKIISQ, from the coding sequence ATGCACATTCTAATAAAAAATGCAATCAGTAATGCAAAAGAAAATCCCAAACTCTCTCAGCGCCAGGCACTTCTTGCTAGAAGGATTAGTACTAGACACAAAATCCGAATGCCTTATGAGCTTAGAATGGTTTTTTGTAAAAAATGCAAATCATTCATTGCCCCTGGAGTGAATTCTAGAATCCGTTTAGGTAGAGCGTCTGTCAAGTCGATCAGAATATCTTGCTACTTGTGTGGGCATACTTATCGTAAAATAATATCTCAATGA
- the ribB gene encoding 3,4-dihydroxy-2-butanone-4-phosphate synthase produces the protein MSLESALQSLKRGEFVLLFDSAGRENEIDMVVAAEFVTPEHVARMRQHAGGLLCIAIDNNFANSLELKYMHEILSDSSIPNKEMIMGLAPYGDHPTFSLSVNHYQTYTGITDNDRSLTIREMANIYNVENKQKKFASSFKTPGHVPLLIASKGLLAARQGHTEMSVYLAQIAGLTPVTAICEMMDAETYTALSVDKAEKFGKQNGIPLIDGKELLEYAKVH, from the coding sequence ATGTCTCTTGAATCTGCATTACAATCTCTAAAAAGAGGAGAGTTTGTACTTTTGTTTGATTCTGCAGGAAGGGAAAATGAGATTGACATGGTAGTAGCTGCAGAATTTGTTACTCCTGAACATGTTGCTAGAATGCGTCAACATGCTGGTGGATTACTTTGTATTGCAATAGATAACAACTTTGCAAATTCATTAGAACTAAAATATATGCACGAAATTTTATCTGATTCCTCAATTCCAAATAAGGAGATGATCATGGGACTGGCACCTTATGGTGATCATCCAACATTTTCATTGTCTGTAAATCATTATCAGACTTATACTGGAATTACTGATAATGACAGATCTTTGACTATAAGAGAAATGGCAAATATCTATAATGTTGAGAACAAACAAAAAAAGTTCGCATCATCATTTAAAACTCCTGGACATGTTCCTTTGTTAATTGCATCAAAAGGTTTGTTAGCAGCACGTCAAGGACATACAGAGATGTCCGTATATCTTGCACAGATTGCAGGTTTGACTCCTGTAACTGCAATTTGTGAAATGATGGATGCTGAAACATATACTGCATTATCTGTTGACAAGGCAGAAAAGTTTGGAAAACAAAATGGAATTCCATTAATTGATGGAAAAGAACTATTAGAATACGCTAAGGTGCATTAA
- the ribH gene encoding 6,7-dimethyl-8-ribityllumazine synthase yields the protein MNIAIVVSEFNDKVTSRMFSVAQEKANSLKLKITYTCSVPGAYDMPIIVDALLQKSDVDAVVTLGAIIKGQTKHDEVISHAAAQALTDLSIKHKKPVSLGISGPGMQERHAHARIRPVAERAVEAVVKISSELKRIQK from the coding sequence TTGAATATTGCTATAGTGGTTTCGGAATTTAATGACAAAGTGACATCTAGGATGTTTTCAGTTGCACAAGAAAAAGCCAATTCTTTAAAGCTAAAAATAACTTATACTTGTTCTGTACCTGGTGCATATGATATGCCTATCATTGTTGATGCTTTGTTGCAAAAAAGTGATGTTGATGCAGTAGTTACCTTAGGTGCAATTATCAAGGGACAAACAAAACATGATGAGGTTATCTCTCATGCAGCTGCTCAAGCATTAACTGATTTATCTATAAAACACAAAAAACCAGTATCTTTAGGAATATCTGGTCCTGGCATGCAAGAAAGACACGCACATGCTAGAATAAGACCTGTAGCTGAACGTGCAGTGGAAGCTGTAGTAAAAATCTCCTCTGAACTAAAAAGGATTCAAAAATGA
- a CDS encoding ribosome biogenesis protein, with product MISLILAESALELVPSELKHHPSVISHARKLGKHPSEILLDNSWHFAAMKGIDNELKRGRPDLVHFSILEATTIPLYQKNKIKFYVHTVDDKVISFGSNVHVPKSYHRFEGLIEKLYKEKKIIANNNVLLEIKDKTFPELVDEINPSNVLGFSTKGDLNSYEKIAADISNDSCLVFGGFQKGHFSDIIEKKFTQMYSVGDESFEGHTVVARMLYECEKTIFM from the coding sequence ATGATTTCTTTAATTCTAGCAGAATCTGCATTAGAGCTTGTACCGTCTGAATTAAAACACCATCCATCTGTAATTTCCCATGCAAGAAAATTGGGAAAACATCCATCTGAAATTCTATTGGATAATTCATGGCATTTTGCAGCAATGAAAGGAATTGACAATGAATTGAAAAGAGGACGGCCAGACCTTGTACATTTTTCAATACTTGAAGCTACAACAATTCCACTTTACCAAAAAAATAAAATCAAATTTTATGTTCATACAGTTGATGATAAGGTAATTTCTTTTGGATCAAATGTGCATGTGCCAAAATCATATCATCGATTCGAAGGTTTAATTGAAAAATTGTATAAAGAAAAAAAGATAATTGCAAATAATAATGTCCTACTTGAAATCAAAGACAAAACATTTCCAGAACTAGTAGATGAAATAAACCCATCAAATGTACTGGGGTTTTCTACCAAAGGCGACTTGAACTCTTATGAAAAAATTGCTGCCGATATTTCAAATGACTCCTGCCTTGTATTTGGGGGATTCCAAAAGGGACACTTTTCAGATATAATTGAAAAAAAGTTCACTCAAATGTATTCGGTTGGCGATGAATCCTTTGAAGGACACACTGTAGTTGCCAGAATGCTGTATGAGTGTGAAAAAACCATTTTTATGTAG
- a CDS encoding 30S ribosomal protein S19e, which yields MAKVYDVPADVLIGKLADILKNEDIPAPSWIPFVKTGAHADKPPQNRDWWYTRCASIMRKIYLHGPIGINELRKDYGGGKPSGYGAAHHKDAGGAIIRNAIHGLEKLGYLEKVEKKGRVVSKHGMQKLDRLATEILKEMIVENPQLKVYT from the coding sequence ATGGCAAAGGTGTATGACGTACCAGCAGATGTGCTGATAGGAAAACTAGCTGATATTTTAAAAAATGAGGATATTCCAGCACCTTCTTGGATTCCATTTGTAAAAACTGGAGCTCATGCTGACAAACCACCACAAAACCGTGATTGGTGGTATACAAGATGTGCTTCAATTATGAGAAAAATTTACCTTCACGGCCCAATTGGAATTAACGAATTAAGAAAAGATTATGGTGGTGGCAAACCATCTGGATATGGTGCAGCTCATCACAAAGATGCTGGCGGCGCAATTATTAGAAATGCCATTCATGGATTAGAAAAATTAGGTTATCTGGAAAAAGTTGAGAAAAAAGGTCGTGTAGTTTCTAAACATGGTATGCAAAAACTTGACAGACTGGCAACAGAAATTCTAAAAGAAATGATTGTTGAAAATCCTCAATTGAAAGTTTACACTTGA
- a CDS encoding beta-galactosidase has protein sequence MDKKILGVTVGVAVVIAVVIAIAAGVLSIPDTEVIPQKTNDKIGLVINPPTQSVTLQDLDEIYSTASESGIGRSNVYLFWNLVEPERGEYDWQYSDALMSFNKKNDLKVTLYFSIINGETLGPFPSWIGNPPIQSLREDRVVSVLDAILSRYDIIDTVILAGQTESQFRYHEQNIPAYKELFTGVYDQIKEKHPDVKIGNSFALHQVLSKNLRYIVTDLDVGDFVAFSYSPVDVLNEMVKTPQQAKEDLEQIFDLAGEKKAAIFEISWSTSDFVGGSEDSQTEFVGKSFEFYTENESELEFFTWYRQYDKPEGTCSFEAQDIGESKLEIGGSGFGSSEHVIERLNHYVCNAGLFDENGNPKPSWNEFKNQIQMIN, from the coding sequence ATGGATAAGAAGATTCTAGGCGTGACTGTAGGTGTAGCCGTAGTTATAGCTGTAGTTATAGCAATTGCAGCTGGAGTTCTTAGCATTCCAGATACTGAAGTTATTCCTCAAAAAACTAATGATAAAATTGGACTAGTCATAAATCCTCCAACTCAATCTGTAACACTGCAAGACCTAGATGAGATCTATTCTACTGCATCTGAATCTGGTATTGGACGAAGCAACGTCTATCTTTTCTGGAATTTAGTTGAACCAGAGCGTGGGGAATATGATTGGCAATATTCTGATGCACTGATGAGCTTTAACAAAAAAAATGATCTCAAAGTTACACTTTACTTTTCAATAATTAACGGAGAAACTCTTGGACCTTTCCCAAGTTGGATTGGAAACCCACCAATTCAATCTCTTAGAGAAGATAGAGTAGTTAGCGTACTTGATGCAATTTTATCACGATATGACATTATTGATACAGTGATTCTTGCAGGACAAACAGAATCTCAATTCCGATATCATGAACAAAACATTCCTGCTTACAAAGAACTGTTCACAGGAGTGTATGACCAAATCAAAGAAAAACATCCTGATGTAAAAATTGGAAATTCATTTGCATTACACCAAGTTTTGAGTAAGAACTTGAGATATATCGTAACTGATCTAGATGTTGGTGATTTTGTAGCATTTTCTTACTCTCCTGTTGATGTCCTAAATGAGATGGTAAAAACTCCACAACAAGCAAAAGAAGATTTAGAACAAATTTTTGATTTGGCAGGTGAGAAAAAGGCTGCAATCTTTGAGATTAGTTGGAGCACATCTGACTTTGTTGGTGGAAGTGAAGACTCTCAGACTGAATTTGTAGGAAAATCTTTTGAATTTTATACAGAAAATGAATCAGAGTTGGAGTTTTTTACTTGGTATAGACAATATGACAAGCCAGAAGGAACTTGCTCATTTGAAGCACAGGATATTGGAGAAAGCAAACTTGAGATTGGCGGTTCTGGTTTTGGAAGTAGTGAGCATGTAATTGAGAGACTAAACCATTACGTCTGTAATGCAGGATTATTTGATGAGAACGGCAATCCAAAACCAAGTTGGAATGAATTTAAAAATCAAATTCAAATGATAAACTAA